One window of the Sphaerochaeta associata genome contains the following:
- the dnaB gene encoding replicative DNA helicase: protein MASNSMLGRVPPQNEEAERAVLGAILLNEKVLVEVTDFLGKDDFYKVAHQHLFGAIVAFRQESSETLDLITLSAYLKRKSLVEQCGGLSYISTLTSDVPTTTNAAYYAKILKALSQRRKLLLFASKLKDNAFDESQDIQKVIDEGEQSLSTLSNETAGSDNYYSIKDLITNTISDIEMRSTSGIKNGFETGYLPLDSITGGFKKQEFIIVGARPSIGKTAFALSLTLNMIVKKKYRVGFFSLEMSAASLMERLLTGHSRVDFSHIRKATLKNSEMSAIIDASGALYEAELYIQDTPNMKLMELRAQARRMKLEHDIQVIYIDYIGLIDAEADARIPRHEQISIISRSLKQLARELDLPVVCLCQVGRQADGVEPKLSDLRDSGSIEQDADVVILLHRDVGKNRTDDESEREKNNIQETKIIMAKNRNGETGVFSLAFVSNIVRFEEMEFSRKYVAGNNPNA from the coding sequence ATGGCATCGAATAGCATGCTGGGGCGCGTTCCCCCTCAGAATGAAGAGGCAGAACGCGCTGTATTGGGCGCAATTCTGCTCAATGAGAAGGTCCTTGTAGAAGTGACCGACTTTTTGGGCAAGGATGACTTCTATAAAGTCGCCCATCAGCACCTGTTCGGGGCCATTGTTGCATTCAGGCAGGAGAGTTCGGAAACCCTCGACCTTATTACACTCAGTGCCTATCTGAAGCGTAAAAGTCTTGTCGAGCAGTGCGGCGGACTCTCCTACATTTCCACCCTCACCAGCGACGTTCCCACTACGACGAACGCCGCGTATTATGCTAAGATCCTGAAAGCCTTGAGCCAGAGGCGCAAGCTGTTGTTGTTTGCCTCCAAACTCAAGGACAATGCTTTTGATGAGTCGCAGGATATCCAGAAAGTCATTGATGAAGGCGAACAGTCTCTGTCAACCTTGAGCAATGAGACCGCAGGCAGCGACAACTACTACTCGATCAAGGATCTGATCACCAATACCATCAGTGATATCGAGATGCGCAGCACCAGCGGCATCAAGAATGGTTTTGAGACGGGCTATCTTCCTCTGGACTCCATCACCGGCGGGTTCAAGAAGCAGGAGTTCATCATCGTAGGGGCGCGTCCTTCCATCGGTAAGACAGCCTTCGCCCTCTCCTTGACGTTGAACATGATCGTCAAGAAAAAGTATCGAGTCGGGTTTTTCTCGCTTGAAATGAGTGCAGCCAGTCTCATGGAACGACTACTGACCGGTCACAGCCGCGTCGATTTCTCACATATCCGCAAGGCAACCCTGAAGAACAGTGAAATGAGCGCCATCATTGATGCCTCCGGAGCCTTGTATGAAGCTGAGCTCTACATCCAGGATACTCCCAACATGAAGTTGATGGAGCTCAGGGCGCAGGCCCGAAGGATGAAGCTTGAGCATGACATCCAGGTGATATACATCGACTATATCGGATTGATCGATGCCGAAGCCGATGCCCGCATTCCCCGTCATGAACAGATTTCCATCATCAGCCGTTCGCTCAAGCAACTCGCCCGTGAACTCGATCTGCCGGTGGTCTGTCTTTGTCAGGTCGGTCGTCAGGCGGACGGTGTCGAGCCCAAGCTCAGCGATTTGCGTGACAGTGGTTCCATCGAACAGGACGCAGACGTTGTCATTCTGCTCCACCGCGATGTCGGCAAGAACCGTACCGATGATGAGTCTGAGCGTGAAAAGAACAATATCCAGGAAACCAAGATCATCATGGCCAAGAACCGAAACGGTGAAACCGGTGTATTCTCCCTTGCTTTTGTCAGCAACATTGTTCGCTTTGAGGAGATGGAGTTCAGCCGCAAATATGTGGCCGGTAATAATCCTAATGCCTGA
- the rseP gene encoding RIP metalloprotease RseP: MSEFTSLLVKYLIGLMGITIVVVIHEIGHLAAAKIHGIEVEVFSFGLGPKLLGKLYKGTEYRISMFPMGGYCRLKGSDDLSQALIDGQRTFTHTEEGSLFSVHPSKRVVTYLAGPLANLLFAILLYASLATLPMQVVSTPSIVATVDDYPTLFADASSPASEAGIQSGDLVVKLNGVDVADWEDLESMLRESSGVEVFTVMRGDTELEFTVAGQETQDCSFRYGLTALQQALVGSVRPDSEEYRAGMRNGDLIIAVDDVPVSNHLELLELINAAGPSLQLTVLRGTTEVLIRFTPGHDERGMKDFQFSIAARTVKRGGKPFSLLEGYNRTKLIVEQTFAMIAGLFSRDEENLRSSVTGMARSALLIGDITTLGLEQNTHSGLYALFYLMGGVSISLAIANLIPLPAFDGGQVLIALGEWVRKKQIRPKTYYVLQLLGVVCIIGIFLLLTVVDVRHLLAIRH; this comes from the coding sequence ATGAGTGAATTCACCTCCCTTCTGGTGAAGTACCTCATCGGCTTGATGGGGATTACCATTGTGGTGGTCATCCATGAAATCGGGCACTTGGCAGCTGCAAAAATCCACGGGATAGAAGTTGAGGTTTTCTCCTTCGGTCTTGGACCGAAGCTGTTGGGCAAGCTGTATAAGGGAACCGAATACCGCATCAGCATGTTTCCCATGGGCGGCTACTGCCGTCTCAAAGGATCGGACGACCTCAGTCAAGCCCTCATCGATGGACAGCGCACATTCACCCACACCGAAGAAGGTTCGTTGTTCTCCGTCCATCCTTCCAAACGGGTGGTCACCTACCTTGCAGGACCCTTGGCAAACCTTTTGTTCGCCATTCTCCTTTACGCCTCTCTAGCCACTCTTCCTATGCAGGTGGTGTCGACGCCATCCATCGTTGCAACGGTGGACGACTATCCAACCTTATTCGCCGATGCTTCCAGCCCTGCTTCCGAGGCGGGAATACAAAGCGGAGATCTTGTAGTCAAACTCAATGGTGTGGATGTTGCCGATTGGGAGGATTTGGAGTCCATGCTCAGGGAATCGTCGGGCGTTGAAGTTTTCACGGTCATGCGCGGGGATACCGAATTGGAGTTCACCGTTGCAGGCCAAGAAACCCAGGACTGCTCATTTCGGTATGGGCTGACGGCACTCCAGCAGGCGCTGGTAGGAAGTGTCAGACCCGACTCCGAGGAGTATCGCGCAGGCATGAGAAATGGCGATTTGATTATTGCCGTTGATGACGTACCGGTCTCCAATCATCTGGAACTACTGGAGCTGATCAATGCCGCCGGGCCCTCTCTTCAGTTGACTGTCCTTCGCGGTACCACTGAAGTCCTCATCCGTTTTACTCCCGGACATGATGAACGAGGCATGAAGGACTTCCAATTCTCCATCGCCGCGCGGACGGTGAAGCGAGGCGGCAAGCCCTTCAGCCTGCTGGAAGGCTACAACCGCACCAAGCTCATCGTAGAACAGACTTTCGCAATGATAGCAGGTTTATTCTCGCGTGATGAGGAGAATCTTCGCAGCTCGGTTACCGGGATGGCCCGTTCGGCCTTGCTCATCGGTGATATCACCACCCTGGGGCTTGAGCAGAATACACACAGCGGCCTGTATGCACTCTTCTACTTGATGGGAGGAGTCTCCATTTCCCTCGCGATAGCGAACCTCATTCCCCTGCCGGCGTTCGATGGGGGACAGGTTCTCATAGCCTTGGGTGAATGGGTGAGGAAAAAACAGATACGGCCGAAGACGTACTACGTGCTTCAGTTGCTGGGTGTTGTCTGTATTATTGGGATTTTCCTGCTCTTGACCGTTGTTGATGTTCGCCATCTACTGGCAATCAGGCATTAG
- the dxr gene encoding 1-deoxy-D-xylulose-5-phosphate reductoisomerase, translating to MKRVIILGCTGSIGSTALEAIRTKHLDLTVVGLSANSNAPQLVALAREFSSEAICLTGMAIESVSGLRTYSNFTGLEQMLHSLDADIVLNAISGFDGLRASLAALSCGFDLALANKESVVCAGSYLFEVAKEHNASIIPVDSEHSALAELLKGHDRKQVQSLIITASGGPFRTLDASRFAGITVEQALAHPTWNMGKKISIDSATLANKALEVIEASHLFGFDADHIEVVIHPQSIVHSMIRTFDGAVYAQLGNPDMTLPIINALCEGATSLVRPLDFTSLSLSFEQPDFKRFPLLGLAFEILRRKGSSALAFNAADEVAVHAFMQQRISYPKLIEVVLRTLDQRWDEEVSSFSQILALDAKARQIASSLL from the coding sequence ATGAAACGGGTCATCATCCTCGGGTGTACGGGAAGCATAGGCAGCACCGCACTCGAGGCTATCAGAACGAAGCATCTCGACCTTACGGTAGTTGGGTTGTCAGCCAACTCCAATGCACCGCAATTGGTTGCGTTGGCCCGTGAGTTCTCATCTGAAGCGATATGCCTTACCGGTATGGCGATCGAATCGGTTTCCGGTTTGAGGACATACTCAAATTTTACGGGGCTTGAGCAGATGCTACATTCTCTGGATGCCGATATCGTTCTTAATGCAATATCCGGATTCGATGGGCTTCGCGCATCCCTTGCAGCCCTCTCTTGTGGTTTCGACCTCGCGCTTGCCAACAAGGAAAGCGTCGTATGTGCCGGTTCCTACCTCTTTGAGGTTGCCAAGGAACATAATGCCTCGATTATTCCGGTGGACAGCGAACATTCGGCCTTGGCTGAACTGCTCAAGGGCCATGACCGCAAGCAGGTACAGTCACTCATCATCACAGCCAGCGGTGGGCCTTTCAGGACACTCGATGCCTCACGATTTGCTGGGATAACCGTGGAACAGGCACTGGCCCATCCAACCTGGAATATGGGAAAGAAAATCAGCATCGACAGTGCAACCCTTGCGAACAAGGCTTTGGAAGTCATTGAAGCCTCCCATCTCTTCGGATTTGATGCCGATCACATCGAAGTGGTCATTCATCCCCAATCGATCGTCCATTCAATGATCCGTACCTTCGATGGTGCCGTTTATGCCCAGCTTGGCAATCCCGACATGACCTTGCCCATCATCAATGCACTGTGCGAGGGAGCGACCTCGCTGGTCAGGCCGCTGGATTTCACCAGTTTGTCCCTCAGCTTTGAACAACCTGATTTCAAGCGCTTTCCCCTGCTCGGTCTCGCATTCGAAATTCTCAGACGCAAAGGCTCGAGCGCCCTGGCTTTCAATGCAGCCGATGAAGTGGCGGTGCATGCCTTCATGCAGCAAAGAATCTCCTACCCTAAATTGATTGAAGTGGTCCTGCGAACGCTCGACCAGCGGTGGGATGAAGAGGTTTCCTCCTTTTCTCAGATCCTGGCTCTGGATGCGAAAGCCAGACAGATTGCAAGCAGTCTTTTATGA
- a CDS encoding phosphatidate cytidylyltransferase: MTSMAKRVLTTVVTLPTLFCIILFLPHNSYMALSFLAMLTAGWGAKELKDLYQKSENVKVHLPSYVVGLLPLAQWLEMAYYPNLPLVDLAVVLMALGLFSNELYYGVKDSFQKSLSRIAAQSLLLLYPGLLITFIQRISLLAYPTQSFLLFFLLVFGNDIFAFVFGMSFGKNNKGFVKVSPNKSMAGFVGGTATTVLLSVLFCAFVPGIKDQVSLSQAILLGLATSTASNIGDLIESAFKRSAHMKDSGTLVPGRGGLLDSIDSMLASAPIFWILLSFF; this comes from the coding sequence ATGACATCAATGGCGAAGCGGGTTCTTACCACCGTAGTTACACTTCCAACCTTATTCTGCATTATTCTTTTTCTTCCGCACAACTCTTATATGGCCCTCTCCTTTCTCGCAATGCTTACGGCAGGCTGGGGAGCAAAGGAGTTGAAAGATCTCTATCAAAAAAGTGAAAACGTCAAAGTCCATCTCCCCTCGTATGTAGTAGGATTGCTTCCGCTTGCACAGTGGCTTGAGATGGCTTATTACCCCAATCTTCCCTTGGTTGACTTGGCTGTCGTACTGATGGCTTTGGGTCTGTTTTCCAATGAATTGTATTATGGGGTCAAGGACTCGTTTCAGAAGTCACTCTCTCGCATCGCCGCTCAGAGCCTGCTTCTGCTCTACCCCGGCCTCTTGATCACCTTCATCCAACGAATCTCATTGCTCGCTTACCCGACGCAATCATTTTTGCTTTTCTTTCTGCTTGTATTCGGCAACGACATCTTTGCCTTTGTCTTCGGCATGTCCTTTGGGAAAAACAACAAGGGTTTTGTTAAAGTCAGTCCGAACAAAAGCATGGCCGGCTTCGTGGGAGGAACCGCAACAACAGTACTCCTGTCGGTGCTCTTCTGTGCATTCGTACCCGGCATCAAGGATCAGGTCTCCTTGTCTCAGGCAATTCTTCTCGGTCTGGCAACCAGTACTGCATCAAATATCGGTGATTTGATCGAGAGCGCGTTCAAACGTTCCGCCCATATGAAGGACAGCGGGACGTTGGTCCCCGGCCGCGGCGGCTTATTGGATTCCATCGACTCAATGTTGGCCAGCGCTCCGATTTTCTGGATTCTGCTTTCGTTCTTCTAG
- the uppS gene encoding polyprenyl diphosphate synthase translates to MEDKPVVPAHLGIIMDGNGRWAKKRSLPRTAGHAEGLKALKRVICEAARQGIGYVTFYTFSTENWKRSEQEVKYLMHLFVSKIHGELAFYNKHGIRILARGDLNGLPEEVRHAIEQTVLETSNNTTITAIVAINYGGRDEICRAVNKFLSKNPGQGITETAIADNLDLPQVPPVDMIVRSANEKRLSNFLLWDSAYAELAFYEKFWPDWNEEDIRKVCHDYSQRVRKFGGVE, encoded by the coding sequence ATGGAAGATAAACCCGTTGTCCCTGCCCATCTTGGCATCATCATGGATGGAAACGGCCGATGGGCGAAGAAGCGGTCGCTTCCTCGCACTGCCGGACATGCTGAAGGCTTGAAGGCCCTCAAGCGAGTGATATGCGAAGCAGCAAGGCAGGGCATCGGGTATGTCACCTTCTATACCTTCTCCACCGAGAATTGGAAACGAAGCGAGCAGGAAGTAAAGTACTTGATGCATCTCTTCGTTTCCAAGATTCACGGCGAACTCGCTTTCTACAACAAGCATGGTATCCGCATCCTCGCTCGAGGCGATCTCAATGGCTTGCCCGAAGAGGTTCGGCATGCAATAGAGCAAACCGTTCTTGAAACCAGTAACAACACTACCATTACCGCCATAGTCGCTATAAACTATGGGGGAAGGGATGAAATTTGTCGCGCTGTAAACAAATTCCTCTCCAAGAATCCAGGACAGGGCATTACAGAGACCGCCATCGCTGATAATTTGGACTTGCCTCAGGTGCCTCCTGTCGATATGATAGTGAGAAGCGCAAATGAGAAGAGACTGAGCAATTTTCTCTTGTGGGACAGCGCATATGCTGAGCTTGCTTTCTATGAAAAATTTTGGCCTGACTGGAACGAAGAAGATATCCGAAAAGTCTGCCACGATTATAGCCAGAGGGTAAGGAAATTTGGGGGAGTAGAATGA
- the frr gene encoding ribosome recycling factor, whose translation MQQVLDTCESKMLKSLESLSKDFSGLRTGRASASLLDKIRVDYYGSETPINQVATVSVPEARMIVIQPWDKSVLSAIEKAILKSDLGLPPNNDGKLIRLNFPPLNEDRRKQLVKTAKATSEQSRVAMRNIRREAMDELKKMQKNGDISEDELKDAESKIQKMTDSYIAQVNSLSDEKEKEIMEI comes from the coding sequence ATGCAACAGGTACTTGATACGTGCGAAAGCAAGATGCTTAAGAGTCTTGAGAGTCTTTCCAAGGATTTTTCCGGCCTTAGAACCGGTAGAGCTTCGGCTTCCCTTCTGGACAAGATTCGTGTCGACTACTATGGATCTGAGACACCCATCAACCAAGTCGCGACCGTCAGCGTGCCGGAGGCAAGGATGATCGTCATCCAGCCTTGGGACAAAAGCGTATTGAGCGCTATTGAGAAGGCTATCCTGAAGAGCGACCTGGGTCTCCCACCGAACAATGACGGCAAGCTGATTCGTCTCAACTTCCCCCCATTGAACGAGGACCGCCGCAAGCAGCTGGTGAAGACGGCAAAGGCGACTTCGGAGCAGAGCAGAGTGGCTATGCGTAACATCAGGCGCGAGGCTATGGACGAGCTGAAGAAAATGCAGAAAAACGGAGACATCAGCGAAGATGAGCTCAAGGATGCAGAAAGCAAGATCCAGAAGATGACTGATTCCTACATCGCCCAAGTCAACTCCCTCTCTGATGAGAAGGAGAAGGAAATCATGGAGATTTAG
- the tsf gene encoding translation elongation factor Ts has protein sequence MAITADEVKKLREITGAGMMDCKKALTQANGDFAAAERLLKEMGLAAIAKRQDRATDNGRVFVKVEKNKAVMAELSCETDFVATNEQFAELGNKICDVALAKGYTEINDELTGMVNDLIAIIKENMGLKNLCVFDLGANEYASSYIHGNGSLGVLVMFKADKAELFENELVKELTNDCALHVAAFTPSYLNISTVDETYIKEQTEIFTVQAAKLDKPAKVLEGIVKGKLSKHLAEICFLQQPFVKDDSMSVEKKVAEVGKSAGGKLEIVNFSFLRAGVASCSN, from the coding sequence ATGGCAATTACTGCTGATGAAGTAAAGAAGCTGCGTGAGATTACCGGCGCAGGGATGATGGATTGCAAGAAGGCATTGACCCAGGCAAACGGCGATTTCGCCGCTGCTGAAAGATTACTCAAGGAGATGGGGCTTGCTGCAATTGCAAAGCGCCAGGACCGGGCAACCGACAACGGTCGTGTATTTGTTAAAGTAGAGAAGAACAAGGCTGTAATGGCCGAGCTTTCCTGCGAGACCGACTTTGTTGCCACCAACGAACAGTTCGCCGAGCTTGGAAACAAGATTTGTGACGTCGCTCTTGCAAAGGGCTATACCGAAATAAACGATGAGTTGACCGGCATGGTCAATGACTTGATCGCCATCATCAAGGAAAACATGGGTCTCAAGAACCTGTGCGTCTTTGACCTTGGTGCGAATGAATATGCTTCCAGCTACATCCACGGCAACGGTTCCTTGGGCGTGTTGGTCATGTTCAAGGCCGACAAGGCCGAGTTGTTCGAGAACGAGCTGGTCAAGGAGTTGACCAACGATTGTGCACTGCACGTCGCTGCCTTCACTCCCTCCTATCTCAACATCTCCACCGTTGATGAGACTTATATCAAGGAGCAGACCGAGATCTTCACCGTTCAGGCTGCAAAACTCGACAAGCCCGCCAAGGTTCTGGAAGGCATTGTCAAGGGCAAGCTGAGCAAGCACCTCGCAGAAATTTGTTTCCTGCAGCAGCCGTTCGTGAAGGACGACTCCATGAGTGTTGAGAAGAAGGTCGCTGAAGTTGGAAAGAGTGCGGGCGGCAAGCTCGAGATCGTCAACTTCTCCTTCCTTCGAGCCGGCGTCGCCTCCTGCAGTAACTAA
- the rpsB gene encoding 30S ribosomal protein S2 has translation MSVVTMKSLLESGVHFGHQTKRWNPKMARFIFSQRNGIHIIDLQKTSACIVEAYDAVRAVVKQGKTVLFVGTKKQAQQAIETEAKRCGMPYINNRWLGGMLTNFTTIKKSIATLKKIEKMEIDGTFDSLTKKEVSLLTKQKIKLEKNLGGIKDMKDLPGALFIIDTKKEAIAVTEAKRLGIPVIAVVDTNCDPSDITYPIPGNDDAIRAISLFVEIIANAVVDADNEAGIQIIETLGNEDESEEVAKKDEEEEAIVFSTDENADFSKFEEKDVEKKDEEDGEEEDLLVDEETLYKD, from the coding sequence GGTGGAACCCCAAGATGGCCCGTTTCATTTTCAGCCAGAGAAACGGAATTCACATTATCGATCTGCAGAAGACCTCTGCTTGCATCGTTGAAGCCTACGACGCTGTTCGTGCAGTCGTCAAGCAGGGCAAGACGGTTCTGTTCGTCGGAACCAAGAAGCAGGCCCAGCAGGCTATTGAAACAGAAGCCAAGAGATGCGGCATGCCGTACATCAACAATCGTTGGCTCGGTGGTATGTTGACCAACTTCACCACCATCAAGAAGTCCATTGCAACCCTGAAAAAGATTGAGAAGATGGAAATCGATGGAACTTTCGATTCCCTTACCAAGAAGGAAGTTTCCCTGCTTACCAAGCAGAAGATCAAGCTGGAGAAGAACCTTGGCGGCATCAAGGACATGAAGGATCTCCCCGGAGCCCTGTTCATCATCGATACCAAGAAGGAAGCCATTGCCGTTACTGAGGCAAAGCGTCTTGGTATTCCTGTCATTGCCGTCGTCGACACCAACTGCGACCCTTCCGATATCACCTACCCCATTCCGGGCAACGATGATGCAATTCGTGCCATCAGCCTCTTCGTCGAGATCATCGCCAACGCAGTGGTTGACGCTGACAATGAAGCCGGCATCCAGATCATCGAGACTCTGGGCAACGAGGATGAGAGCGAAGAAGTAGCAAAAAAGGATGAGGAAGAGGAAGCCATTGTCTTCTCCACCGACGAGAATGCAGATTTTTCCAAGTTCGAGGAGAAGGATGTAGAGAAGAAGGATGAAGAGGACGGCGAAGAAGAGGACCTTCTCGTTGATGAAGAGACACTGTACAAAGACTAA